GACCGTGACTCCTCCCTCAATCACATAGCTTTTGCCTGTCTACGACAACGTGAACGAGGTCAACCGTCCAGATCCCATCGAATCGAGTAAAGCAAAGTGGTGGGGGTCATATGGCGGAGCCGCCTGAAAGATGCGTGATGGCGCCGTTTCAGCCATCCCGGTTCAGGAGCGAGAAGGGTCAGGCAAGGATCATGTCAGACGGCTTCGTGCGGCGTGCGCTTCCCCCTCCCCATCTCGCGGTCGAGTCGTCCAAGTCGAACCCTCGTCACTTGTCGTGGCCGTCACGGCGTCTCCGCTGGAACGTCAGCCAAAGACGGGCAAGACTCGGTCGAAAGAGTGTCCACCTAGCCTCACTCAAATTAAACAACTGGGCGACTACTGCCCGTTGTGGGAGCCCTGCCCGTCATCCGCCCAATCGCTGCCATTCCCTCCACATGGAGCTGACCGGGGGTCGTTGGCTGGCATGTTCCAGGACCACGGATGGATCACATCTCTAGGCTCTTGGTGGCCGTCTTGGTGGCCGTATACAGTCTTGGAAGGCTGTTGGAGGGTTGCTCGCTGATGTCTATCCGTACTCTAGAGTATACGCAACACGTCTCGTCTTGTCCATGGCAGGCTGACTGCCCACGGCTGGCCTGAGCTTTTTCTCGTCTTTTGCGTATGAGTCCATGACCATGCAAGGTACTATCAGTTCCCCTGAAAGCTTCGATCGCAACAAGCCGTCTTGCATAGATTGCTCCGGGTCCGTGGCTGGGTCCGGACTGGGTCGCCCATGACACCCACCACTTTGACGGCAAGTCGTAGAGACGGGTTTGCCAGTCGAACTGTATAAGACCATCCTCCATGGCCTTCAAACTCTTCTTGCTCGTTCTTCTGATCTGATCTCCTCGTCCCATTCCAAACTTGTCCGAATTTTCATTCACGTTCATTCTTTCAACACTCTCTTTACAGCTGTGCTAGACACAAGCCATTCTTTTGAAGCTTTTTTCAGAACATTGCAAGACAAATCCCAACCGTCAAAACCCTCTTTTTATACCAACAAAAACCGACCCAAACTCTACCGTGTAGAAATCAGTCAAAATGCAGTCCAACATCCTCACCGTCCTCTCTTTCGTCGCCGCCGTCTCGGCCCACGGCAAGGTCACCTCGCCCACTCCCCGCCCCGCCGGTGATGCCTTCAAGGAGGCCTGCGGCACCACCATGTGGAACACCGAGCAGTCCGACCCGTACGGCAACATCCAGGGCCTCGCCCAGCAGGCCGGCAACAGCCTCGACTCCTCCAAGTGCGAGCTCGCTCTCTGCAAGGGCTACAAGTTCGCCGACAACTCTGCCAACATCCAGAGCTACACCCCCGGCCAGACCGTCGACTTCAAGGTCGAGATCCGCGCTCCCCACACCGGTGTCGCCAACGTCTCCGTCGTCGACACCACCAGCAACTCCATCATCGGATCTCCCCTGATCTCCTTCACCAACTACGCCTCCACCAAGACCGGTGTCGCTGCCAACAACACCGCCTTCAGCGTCACCCTCCCCGACTCCCTCCCCTCCAACTGCGGCACCGCCGGCAACTGCGTTCTCCAGTGGTGGTGGGACTCTGCTGAGGCCGGCCAGACTTACATGTCCTGTGTCGACTTCACCTCCGGTTCCGGCTCTGGCACTGGCTCTGGCTCTGGCTCTGCTACCCCCTCTGCCGCTCCCACCACCCTCGTGACCTCGGCCGTTGCCTCCGCTACTCCCTCCACCCCTGCCTCCGCTACTCCCTCCACCCCTGCCTCTGGCAGCTCCGACCAGGCCGCCGACCCCGTCTCCGCCACTCCCTCCGCTACCCCCTCTTCTTCCGTAAGTCTTACCTACACCAACGTCCCATCTCTTGAGGCTCTTTTGTCATCAGAGTAGAGTTCGGACTGAAACAGTTGCAAGTGGTTCATATTCAGCTAACCTTACCATTCTTCAGGCCCCTTGCAAGCGCAACGCCAAGCGGGCTCTTCGCAAGCGCTTCTAAAGTGGAATTTAGAGTTTTAGAGTAGACAGTCGGACTCGCATCTGATACCCGGTCAGCCTTTTGAGACGAGACGGAAGGGACGAGAGAAAGACGAGATGACTCGGAAACGGATCTCCCAAAGTTTCACACCAGGCGCTTGACCCCAACAAAATCCTGGGATTTGCATGTTCTTGTACAAAGTTTCACACACTTCAATGTTCAATACTTATTCTTCACCCATTATACCCTCCCTCTCGCAGCGACGTAATCGTGACAGTCTCCGTCGTGACATGAAACGTTATGTCTATGTCGGTTCCTGGCGACAATGTCCGAATCCGGGGAATGCGAAGGTAACTCGTTTTCTAATTCTGTTGCGTCCCCCCTCGTCTGATACTATCCTTCTTGCGTAATTTGTCAGCTAAATTTTGTCGTAGGTTTACCGAGTCGGCTTTTCCAACGTCTCAACTTCCACCCCACCATCTACTAAACCACCACGTGTAACTTTCCTCTTTCAGACCGGATGCACAACACAATCAACGTCCGAACTGGCGACATTTTCGAAATGGTTTAGTGTGGTCTGATGTGAAGTCATCACAAGTCGTTCAAAAAACCCCACCAAAAAGATCACCGCTTACGACGATCGGCCAAGAGCCAGGGGTGTGTAAGGCAAGTAAACATGGCGGGAATCCACAAGTCATTTCGCGGGGGAGTtgaaactttaaaaagagaacAATCAAAACTGATAGAAAGAGCTCGCCCttggcaaaaaaaaaaaaaaacaagtTCCCGCATTGCTGATCGCTGCTAGTAAACGCCCAGAGAGAGCTTTGTTGCATCCGGCCGGCTGGGCACTCTGCTGCGGATAGTATGTACGGGGCAGTCCGCGTGGGCAAAGCCCGGTGGGAGAAGTTTAAAAACTCTAGTGCCAAGCTCGAGAGAAATTTGGTAAGCCCCCAACTTATCCATACACCCCTTCTCTGCGGCATCCGTCCGAAACGAAACATAAACTATCGGAGAGGGGCGGCCGTTGAAACTTTGATCAAGACGGGACGGGTAGCCATCCCATGACTCTCCGGTATATCGGACACCATGAACGGCCGACGTAGCCGCGTCGAAGTCGGGCAACAGGCAGGCCCACGCTAGGAAGTTACTCAGACGAGGGCGGGACGAGGGCGGAACGAATTCGAAATTGCAGTCACTCTGTTCCGCAGATCCCGTCCATCACATAGCCTGCACCTCCACCATCGGCGATTGACGTCGATTCCCATCTCTTCTTTCTGCCCGCCCGCAACCGTCGAGTCATCAGCTGTCGCAGCCCTACCGGCCTGGAACTTCGGACTGGCTGGGGAGTCTTGGCAACCCGGACCAGCCAGAACCCGCCTGGGCAACGACAAGGAACCGGCATCCTGCAAAGGCCGTGACGGTGGCGGGACCTAACCAAACGACCGGTTCGAAGATCTTACAGAGCGTAGACGACGGCCATCAGCCATACCCACCGGGGTGAGTAGTTCGGGTTCTTGAAAGAAACTTCCAATGCCTAGCGATGGCACTCCAGCCTGGGACTCTGTCTCAATGGACCTACAAAATAAAGGAAACTTTAACACGCCTCCTGGTGTCGATCCCTTTGGAAATGTTGAAGCGATGAGCTCGGCAAATGAGGTCTTGGACTCCGACTTAGCATCCGGCGACAGAGTTGTCCAGGGGAATAACCAGCTCCAACCACTAGGCGGAGGACTCCAGCTTCTCTGACCTCCAACGACGGCAGCTGGGATGCTAGAATAGGAATTTCAAAACCCGGGGGGACGTACTACGCCGCTGACTTACAGCGCCGTGTTTATTGAACCACGGCGTCAACTTTCACAAGATATCCTCGCTGTACCTAACGGGAGACTGCTCTTTCCGACACTAACAGGGCGAAGAGCGAGCCATTAGGCCCGACATCTGGTCGTCAGTTGGAGAGTTGGCGGTCCGAAGCCAGTGTCAGTTCCTGGGCCACGCCGTTGTCATATGTCATCGATGAAAAGTCTAGTGGAATGGTCACAGTCCCAAATTACAGAAGTCGCCTCTGTGAATCATACCTTGCTGGATACGCTTCCAACGCCTCCCGATACGGCAGATGAGCCGTACATCACTGCAGTAACTCATCACCCACTCGACTGCTTCAATGCTTTTCTGGTGGTTTCTCTAAAGGACCCGAATCCTTATGTTCTTTGCTTCGTAATTGACTGCCTCACTCATATGTCACCTATTAGCTTGGAAAAGGCGTCCAGGATATCGAGAAGAGCACAATCCCTCAATCACACGATGGTATTTATAGGAAGGGCTGCGGTTGGCAACTCGTGCGATGTACTTGCCTCTGAGATTGAACCCAGTCGCGAAATGATGTCAAAAACGTAGACTTCTCTGCCGCTCATTGGCAAGTGGCGGAACCAAGCCACGGGCAACGGTGGCAGCCGCAACGGTGCTTGGCATGAATCCCGATGAGCCCCGCACATCGGCCGGGAACCCCGCGCCGAAACCGGCCGTCCGGGCGCCGGCGCCGTTGTAACTTGTCGAACCAACATGAAATCAAACATAGAGCCTCTGTAGCTTGCGGTTAGACATTATACctgaaaaaagaaaaaaaaaagtgttAGATCACATCTATCGAGCCTAATACCTATCATCCTTGTGTCACTCACCAACAAATCGAGCATCATCAATCCCCCAAACACAACTCCTAACTCTTCAAAATAGCCGACCGGACGATACCCGACGCAACTGACTTGCACCATCCATCAACCGACCAATCGCTCCACCCTCTTAACCCTCCACGCTCCGATTAGGAAGGTCCCACAATCCCACAAAGTTGCCCGCGGCATCTCTCCGACGAGACGATTGCACGATAGCACATCATCGCCCAATGCTCCCCTTCTCTCTACAACCTCTCCGTCCTATTGGAGCTCCCTCCGACATCTCCATATCGGCACCGGCTGCAACCCTCCATCCACCCGCTCAGCCAAACGGTTCACATCCAACCGACCAACCCCATCCCCGGGCCTCCCAAACCCGGCTTCGGTAAAGGCTGGGGTCCAGTGCCGTTATCAACAAACCCCACCAAACTCCTATCTCGGCGGGGGAAAGCTCTACCTCAGTATGCAGGATCGGCTGAGGAGGATGGAGAGCCCTCGAGCAGGAGCTTAGTTATGCCTATCACGCAATGAGCCCCGACACGGCAAACATGGATTCGGTGGGATTGCATACATAATGGTGTACACCCGTCTCTAGCCAACCCTTTGCTGTGTTTTCCTTCCCTTCTCTCAATTCTCGACGATTTGAGAAGTCAAGTGTGGCGGTGTTGCTAGTCCAGAGCTCGGTTGCTCAACCCGCAACCAAAGTTGACGGTTGTCTTGGTCCTTCATATCGCCAATTCCCAACACACATCTCTCCCATCGCTTGCCCTCGGGACAGGACTAACGGCCCAAAATGCGCTCCCACTTCCTCCTAACCCTCCTCTCCGCAAACCTCGCAACATCCTCCTCCCCCTTCTACACCGAACCTCAATACCCATTCATCGAAACTGAGGACATCCCCAACCCCTCTACCGGCTCCGGCTCCGGCGCCAACCATGCGGCCTCCTCCTTCAAATGCGACCTCCCGCCCCCCATAACCCCCACCGACGGCCTCCCCTCCGCCCGCGACCTCTTCACCTCCAAAGCCGCCGTCCAGAAACAAGTCGAGCGGCACGCGGCCCTCGTCCGCGTCCCCTCAATCTGTTACGACGACCTCGGCGATTTCGATAAAGACGAACGCTGGAACGTGTTTTACGAGCTTCACGATGTGTTGAAGAAGACGTATCCCGTCTTGTAAGACTCTGCCCCCCCGCCCTCCCACCAATTCCTCATCCTCCACTCCCTCCTCACCCTGCTCCTTCAACCTCTGCTTGGGACGCTCTTCAGATATCAGAAATGAAGCACACATAAACTTACACAACCAAAGCCACGCCCGCTCAACCCTCGAAAAAGTAAACACCTTCGGCCTAGTCTACACCCTCAAGGGAACAAACCCATCCCTCAAACCCCTCCTCCTTGCAGCCCACCAAGACGTCGTCCCTGTAGCCGACGCCGCGACCTGGACCTACCCGCCCTTCTCCGCCCACTACGACGGCGAATGGATGTGGGGCCGCGGCGTCTCGGACGACAAGAACTCCTTCACAGCCCTCCTCTCCGCTCTCGAGACGCTCCTATCCCTTCCCGGTGACGATGGTGCCGGCAGCTACGCCTGGACTCCGACCCGCACAATCATCCTCGCCTCCGGCTTCGACGAAGAGTGCTCCGGCGCCCGCGGGGCGGGCCACATCGCCACGCACCTCCAACAGACATGGGGCAACGACAGCATGGCCCTCGTCCTAGACGAAGGCGGCATGGGCTTGCAACAGCTCGACGACGGCACGCTCTACGCCCTCCCCGCCGTCATGGAAAAGGGCCACGTCGACATTTGGATCAACCTCCACGTAACAGGCGGCCACTCCTCCGTCCCCTTCCCGCACACGGGCATCGGCATCGTCTCCGAAATGGTCGTCGCCCTCGAATCGAACCCCTACTCCCCTCAGCTCACAACCTCGAGCCCCCTGTACGAACACATGGTCTGCCAGGCGCGCTACTCGCCCGACGCCCAGCCCAAAATCACCCAGCTCTTGGAGGAAGGTGACCTCGACGCCCTCGCGGCGGAGCTCATTTCCATCGATCGACCGACGCACTACCGCCTCCAGACCTCGCAGAGCGTAGACTACTTCCAGGCCGGCCAAAAGATCAACGCCATGCCCGAGAAGATCAAGGTCGGCGTGAACTACCGCGTTGCGCCGCAGAACAGCATCCCCGAAATCCAGCACAATGTcgtaaagtatattagcggcaTCGCTGAAAAGTACGGCATCAAGATCAAGGCGTTCGAGGGCGACGAAGAATACGAGAAGTACGCTGCGCTGCACAAGTCACACGATATCGGGTTGATGAAGAAGCTTGAGGATGGCGTGAAGCCCCTGTACGACGTCGATTATAACGGCACGCTCTTTCTCAGCCGGACGCAGGCGACATTGCCCGCGCCCATCTCGCCTACCACAGGGCCTATCTGGGATCTCTTCTCGGGCACGCTGCAGTCCAGCTTCCAGTTCGACGGTGGAAAAGTTGTGCCCGTGGGCGAGCTGATGACCGGAAACACTGACACGAGGCACTACCTGGGTATGTTTATCATCAGTGACTGGCACAAATCCCAGAAAAATGAACGATGAGCTAAAAAAAAATGACAGGCCTTACTCGCAACGTCTATCGTTTTGTACCTATTCGCAACGGGTACACCATCAATGCCCACACCATCGATGAGAGGATTAGGTTTGACGCACACATGGAGATCCTTAGATTCTACTACGACCTCATTCGCAACTTCGATGCCTCAGACGCCTAGGCAAATCATGATCATGAGTGAGATCTGTTCAGAGATGTTTGATGAGCAGGGCTTGACCATGATCAATTCGATGAAAGCACGACTGTAGAGCTCAGAGGCAAATGTCAATGAATCGATGATATGATATGAACAAGATAGTATGAATTTGAAGCGAAGTCTAGATATGCAAGTGATTGTACGGCATCCAGTCTGAGGGTATGCCTGGGTATGTAAGAAATAACATGCTGAAAAAGTCCGAGGTCTTCTAAGATAGACCACTATTATGcaataaaatttaaaaagattagatGGTATCCATCCATCAGTTTACTGTCTGTGTGACTAGAGGCCCGCCAGTTGTAGGCCAGGCTACTGCAGTCGACAGGGCGTACAAGTCAAACATGCGCGGTCCGCCGCAGTAGTTGTTCGTGGCAGTGGTAGTCGTAAGCACACCGTTCGTCGAGAATGTGCTAACGCTGCCGTAGCAGTAATCCTTGCAGGCACCGCGTCCGACCAGTGACGTAACGGCAGCACCGTTGAATTCGAAGTTGCTACCGCCGTAGCACTCGTGGTGGTATTCCATGAAGACGTACGGCAACTTGGTCGTCGAGGTCGGCGAGTTGCTGAAGAGTGAATTGGCGTAGCCAATGCAAAGTTCGGGTGTACCGCTGTTGTTGGCAAACAGTCCGGGCAGTGCGTGCCCATTACCGGTGTCCTGGAAACAGCCAATGTAGTAGTAGCCGTTTGTGGGGGTGGCAGTCGGACCGGCAGTAGTGCTTGCGAGAGAAGAGCTGCTTGCCGTGGTTGATGCGGGAACGGTGGGTACGGGAATGGTTGAGGAAGAGGATGTCGGCGGCGCTGCAGATGAGCTGCTACTGATGGATGTGGTTGTGAACGCCACGACAGAGCTAGACGAAGAGCTTGACGAGAGAACGGACGAGCTGGGAACCTGCGAAGAGCTGGTAACAATAGGCGACGAAGAGGATGAAGTGAATGCACTCGAGCTGGAAGTATCGCTGGCAGTCTGGCCCGTGAATGCAGCCGATGACGAAGAAGATGCCGAGCTGCTCGGTTGAAGAACGGAGGAAGAGCTCGACGGAATATTGGTTGATGAAGATGACACCGGTGAGGCAGAAGAGCTCGAGCTCGAGCTCAAGATCGAGGAGGTTGTCTGAATAGACGACGTTGACACCACACCAGATGATGAGCTAACGATTGTCGAGGAAGTCGATACTACAGTGCTTGAAGACGAGCTGGAGCTGGCTGGGGAGAACGTGTACAGGTCAAGACACCCACCAGAACCACAGTATTGAAGCGCATTGCCCTTGCAGACCATGTTGCAGTCTGTCAGGGCAGCCGGCAAGGATCCAGCGTTGGTGGTATTGCCGCAGAAGCATTCCCGGGCGTACTCGACACCCATATACTGCCAGTTGCCGGCAGAGCAGAAGGTGGCGCAAGCCTCGACAGTCATGGTATCCGCAGCAGTGAAGGCGCCAGTCAAGGCACGAGTGTTGCTACCTTCGGTCTGGCAACCCAAGAACTTGTAGTTGCCGGCTTGAGGGGCGTGCTGAGGAGCCGAGGGAGCCTTGTTGGGGATGGTGTTACTGTAGACTGACAGCCTAGCTCCTCCTCCACACAAACCGGTCTTTGAGCCAGCGCATGGCATAGAACAGTCCGACTCCGAGGCAGAAGTTTGCGACGCCTTCACATCCCAGCCGCAGAAGCACTCGCGGCTGTATTCGACACCAAAGTAGTTGAAGGCTCCTCCGTTGTAAGCGCCGGCGCTGCAGAATGCGGCGCACTTATCCAAGGTCATGTCATCCGCAGCCAGGAAGGATTCAGCCAGCAGGCGAGTGCCGTTGATGAGATCCTTATAACAGCCAGAGTACTGCCACTGGCCACTGATGACAGCTGGCATGGCGGAGTTGATGGGCGACATGACCATTGTAGACGAAGGGCTGGAAGATGAGGTGCTCGATGAAGAGGTCAGTGTGGATGAGGCCACCGTGCTTGTGGCTGGCGTGCTGCTAGAAAGTCCTGTCGCGGAGGAACTGCTCGAGATCGCGCTGCTGGATGAAGACCCGCTTGCAGAGCTAGTCGAAACAGTGACGGCACTGCTAGAGGACACAATGCTTGAGCTGGAGCTCGTAGCAGCTGGTACCGATGAGCTGGAGCTGGAGCTTGGAGCGTTGAGAGAAGCGTAGAAACCGGCAATGTCGAACGAAGTAATGTCGGCGTATAAGCTCATGTGGCCGCCATCACCTCCGCATGCCTGGGTATCATCACCTGTGCAGTCAAAGGTGCAAAGGTTGAGAGACTCAGATCGGTACGTCGAAGGGGTCTTGATACTTCCACCACACCAGCATTCTTGATGGTATTGAACTCCGGAGAGGATGTAACCCTTGGCAAGGCAAAGAGTTTGACATTGCTGGAGAGTGTTGGTTTTTTGCTGATCAGCCGTGTTGACAGAAGTCTGCAAGTTACGGCCGGCACTGCTTGTGTCTTGGAAGCATCCAACCCATTGATAACGCGCGGTGCCATTCGTGAGGAGGGGTCCGACCTGCTTCGAGACAACGGTGCCGGAGAAGGCGATGTTGTACAGTCCAGACGCTTGGCCAGTGATGGGATCGTTACCATCGGAGCTGATGGTCCACAGAGCCTTGAGCGCTTGAGACGGATGGTTGGGCTGGACTGGCGCAGCGTGAATGCCGACACTGCCAATGGCACATGTACCAGCAGCAACCTGTGTTCCCTCGGTAAGCTCGGCAGTAGGATTCAAAGCAAACAACTGAGGCGTCGCAGGGGGCTTGGAGATGGTAATTGTCAAGGGCGCGCCACCCTTGTTGCAGACTCGGATTTGCTTATCGACCGAAGTGCCAGCAAGAACATTGCCAAAGGCGACGCTGTAGTCTGTGAGTGCGTTCCAGTTACCTGCGCCGTCGGAGAGTTCGAATGTTACAGCGGGAGCATCGTTGACGGAGGCGCTCAACGTGAGGACAGAGGAACCACCGTTAGACCAGATGACGACCTTTGAGGAGTAGGAGCCCGCAGTGGATTGGAAGAAACGGAGAGGGACCGAAAGACTCTTTCCAGAGTCCAAAGTGGAACCAACAGCAGGAAAGCCGGAAGAAGTGAATCCAGCACCCAGAGTGCCGTCGTTGGTGAAGTTGGTGTAAGTGCCAGCAGTGTCCTGCCAAGCAAATCCAGTAAAGGTGAGGGTGCCATTGCCGATGTTCTGGAGGAGAGCAGTGGCGGTGAGACCATCGGGTGAATCGCGCAGTACGAGTCTTCCGAATGTGATATCTGATGGAGTCGCCTTGAGGAAAGCTCCTTGCTTGACGACGGTGCCCTGGACTGTCACAAAAGTGCTCGCGGCGTAGTCTGCCGAGGCGTTGACAGCGAGTGTGATAGCACTGGTAAGGAAGCCGGGTACGACCTTTGCAGCAGTGTTTGAGAGATCCCACGTCACATTCAGGCTGAAGGATGTGCCCGCAGCTACGGCGCCTTGGGGGAGAGTCGAGTTGGAGCACGACCAGGACGCGTCGGCGACGGAACATCCAACAACACCAGCCAAGGCGACATTGGCCTTGCAGCTGACAGTGGCGCTCGCGGTAGATCCAAGTTCCAAGGAGCCAAAGTCAAGAGGAGAGGTGCAGTTGACGGCAGAGTTGACCGGCGCACCAAAACAGACGAGCTTGTTGGCGTTGACGTGGAAGAAGACTCGGCCGTCGCCGAAAACGGGACGCTGGTACTTGTTTGTGCCTTGAGACGAAGGAAGGGTGATGGGAACCATGACACCGTCCTGAGGAATAGCCTTGAAAGCCATGAGACCAGTGTTGACATCAGTAATCCAAACGATTCCGGAACCAGCCT
The Colletotrichum lupini chromosome 6, complete sequence DNA segment above includes these coding regions:
- a CDS encoding peptidase family M20/M25/M40, which translates into the protein MRSHFLLTLLSANLATSSSPFYTEPQYPFIETEDIPNPSTGSGSGANHAASSFKCDLPPPITPTDGLPSARDLFTSKAAVQKQVERHAALVRVPSICYDDLGDFDKDERWNVFYELHDVLKKTYPVLNEAHINLHNQSHARSTLEKVNTFGLVYTLKGTNPSLKPLLLAAHQDVVPVADAATWTYPPFSAHYDGEWMWGRGVSDDKNSFTALLSALETLLSLPGDDGAGSYAWTPTRTIILASGFDEECSGARGAGHIATHLQQTWGNDSMALVLDEGGMGLQQLDDGTLYALPAVMEKGHVDIWINLHVTGGHSSVPFPHTGIGIVSEMVVALESNPYSPQLTTSSPLYEHMVCQARYSPDAQPKITQLLEEGDLDALAAELISIDRPTHYRLQTSQSVDYFQAGQKINAMPEKIKVGVNYRVAPQNSIPEIQHNVVKYISGIAEKYGIKIKAFEGDEEYEKYAALHKSHDIGLMKKLEDGVKPLYDVDYNGTLFLSRTQATLPAPISPTTGPIWDLFSGTLQSSFQFDGGKVVPVGELMTGNTDTRHYLGMFIISLTRNVYRFVPIRNGYTINAHTIDERIRFDAHMEILRFYYDLIRNFDASDA
- a CDS encoding WSC domain-containing protein, which codes for MGAPIYLTHTVIVQVLRTPYTKVDSRACSIRLLTAFILQQPSMRLSLGLLASLPALVASLASTDSYRDADAPQSGYLPNHNLNPNIAGSSGFKSLWTFQSPNAKENWLAKPLVYTPNGGSELVITASEMNIIRVFDGKTGKSLMERTLQAPFLAADSNCGDIPDFIGVTGTPIIDPNTDIMYLFSKGYRDGTTSGTANGVYKMYALRIPSLEDVSGFPTLIDGINADNDRGRYLVGGVALQRPALTELNGHIVAAFGSHCGRWNYTGYIVSVSKTPGVGPVSMWATEAAPGAPSPQALDLANERSGKAGIWQSGMGLPTIGNNVYFVAGNGQGHANGNVPASGRISMSTLDECIVKMELSATGKWSLIDYFQPYDYVALDAGDRDVGSSGLAVLDGSVFKGAGVNRIGVTAGKKGRTYVVNADNLGGFRQAADGGDGVLQTIELGGSLYGGFGSYPAEGGYIYATTVGGALVAYKLGFDSKGVPQFSLAGQSSWISAGRVGVGQMTVTSDNGKAGSGIVWITDVNTGLMAFKAIPQDGVMVPITLPSSQGTNKYQRPVFGDGRVFFHVNANKLVCFGAPVNSAVNCTSPLDFGSLELGSTASATVSCKANVALAGVVGCSVADASWSCSNSTLPQGAVAAGTSFSLNVTWDLSNTAAKVVPGFLTSAITLAVNASADYAASTFVTVQGTVVKQGAFLKATPSDITFGRLVLRDSPDGLTATALLQNIGNGTLTFTGFAWQDTAGTYTNFTNDGTLGAGFTSSGFPAVGSTLDSGKSLSVPLRFFQSTAGSYSSKVVIWSNGGSSVLTLSASVNDAPAVTFELSDGAGNWNALTDYSVAFGNVLAGTSVDKQIRVCNKGGAPLTITISKPPATPQLFALNPTAELTEGTQVAAGTCAIGSVGIHAAPVQPNHPSQALKALWTISSDGNDPITGQASGLYNIAFSGTVVSKQVGPLLTNGTARYQWVGCFQDTSSAGRNLQTSVNTADQQKTNTLQQCQTLCLAKGYILSGVQYHQECWCGGSIKTPSTYRSESLNLCTFDCTGDDTQACGGDGGHMSLYADITSFDIAGFYASLNAPSSSSSSSVPAATSSSSSIVSSSSAVTVSTSSASGSSSSSAISSSSSATGLSSSTPATSTVASSTLTSSSSTSSSSPSSTMVMSPINSAMPAVISGQWQYSGCYKDLINGTRLLAESFLAADDMTLDKCAAFCSAGAYNGGAFNYFGVEYSRECFCGWDVKASQTSASESDCSMPCAGSKTGLCGGGARLSVYSNTIPNKAPSAPQHAPQAGNYKFLGCQTEGSNTRALTGAFTAADTMTVEACATFCSAGNWQYMGVEYARECFCGNTTNAGSLPAALTDCNMVCKGNALQYCGSGGCLDLYTFSPASSSSSSSTVVSTSSTIVSSSSGVVSTSSIQTTSSILSSSSSSSASPVSSSSTNIPSSSSSVLQPSSSASSSSSAAFTGQTASDTSSSSAFTSSSSSPIVTSSSQVPSSSVLSSSSSSSSVVAFTTTSISSSSSAAPPTSSSSTIPVPTVPASTTASSSSLASTTAGPTATPTNGYYYIGCFQDTGNGHALPGLFANNSGTPELCIGYANSLFSNSPTSTTKLPYVFMEYHHECYGGSNFEFNGAAVTSLVGRGACKDYCYGSVSTFSTNGVLTTTTATNNYCGGPRMFDLYALSTAVAWPTTGGPLVTQTVN